One stretch of Sylvia atricapilla isolate bSylAtr1 chromosome 4, bSylAtr1.pri, whole genome shotgun sequence DNA includes these proteins:
- the SMIM19 gene encoding small integral membrane protein 19 isoform X5: MAAAGAGGAGGGASAALGDGGAIDYSVHEAWNEATNVYLLVVLASLALLVYARRNKRRIMRIFTLPPPAETPPEPNFYDSMKKIRLRQQLEMYSIGPEWNHNSLPLIY, encoded by the exons AtggcggcggccggggctggcggggcgggcggcggcgcctCGGCGGCGCTGGGCGACGGCGGCGCCATCGACTACTCTGTGCACGAGGCGTGGAACGAGGCCACCAACGTGTacctgctggtggtgctggccAGCCTCGCCCTCCTCGTCTACGCGCGGCG GAACAAGAGGAGGATCATGCGCATCTTCACCCTGCCCCCGCCCGCCGAGACGCCGCCCGAGCCTAACTTCTACGACAGCATGAAGAAGATCCGCCTGcggcagcagctggagatgtaCTCCATCG GACCTGAATGGAATCATAATTCTCTGCCATTGATTTACTGA
- the SMIM19 gene encoding small integral membrane protein 19 isoform X4, protein MAAAGAGGAGGGASAALGDGGAIDYSVHEAWNEATNVYLLVVLASLALLVYARRNKRRIMRIFTLPPPAETPPEPNFYDSMKKIRLRQQLEMYSIGVMMRSFSETEVDDEWR, encoded by the exons AtggcggcggccggggctggcggggcgggcggcggcgcctCGGCGGCGCTGGGCGACGGCGGCGCCATCGACTACTCTGTGCACGAGGCGTGGAACGAGGCCACCAACGTGTacctgctggtggtgctggccAGCCTCGCCCTCCTCGTCTACGCGCGGCG GAACAAGAGGAGGATCATGCGCATCTTCACCCTGCCCCCGCCCGCCGAGACGCCGCCCGAGCCTAACTTCTACGACAGCATGAAGAAGATCCGCCTGcggcagcagctggagatgtaCTCCATCG GTGTCATGATGAGGAGCTTCTCAGAAACAGAAGTGGATGATGAGTGGAGATGA
- the SMIM19 gene encoding small integral membrane protein 19 isoform X2 produces the protein MAAAGAGGAGGGASAALGDGGAIDYSVHEAWNEATNVYLLVVLASLALLVYARRNKRRIMRIFTLPPPAETPPEPNFYDSMKKIRLRQQLEMYSIARKYEQQQQQQQPPKQTESVQLSVE, from the exons AtggcggcggccggggctggcggggcgggcggcggcgcctCGGCGGCGCTGGGCGACGGCGGCGCCATCGACTACTCTGTGCACGAGGCGTGGAACGAGGCCACCAACGTGTacctgctggtggtgctggccAGCCTCGCCCTCCTCGTCTACGCGCGGCG GAACAAGAGGAGGATCATGCGCATCTTCACCCTGCCCCCGCCCGCCGAGACGCCGCCCGAGCCTAACTTCTACGACAGCATGAAGAAGATCCGCCTGcggcagcagctggagatgtaCTCCATCG caaggaagtatgaacagcagcagcagcagcagcagccaccaaaACAGACTGAAAGCGTACAGCTCTCAGTGGAATGA
- the SMIM19 gene encoding small integral membrane protein 19 isoform X3: protein MAAAGAGGAGGGASAALGDGGAIDYSVHEAWNEATNVYLLVVLASLALLVYARRNKRRIMRIFTLPPPAETPPEPNFYDSMKKIRLRQQLEMYSIDTGVMMRSFSETEVDDEWR, encoded by the exons AtggcggcggccggggctggcggggcgggcggcggcgcctCGGCGGCGCTGGGCGACGGCGGCGCCATCGACTACTCTGTGCACGAGGCGTGGAACGAGGCCACCAACGTGTacctgctggtggtgctggccAGCCTCGCCCTCCTCGTCTACGCGCGGCG GAACAAGAGGAGGATCATGCGCATCTTCACCCTGCCCCCGCCCGCCGAGACGCCGCCCGAGCCTAACTTCTACGACAGCATGAAGAAGATCCGCCTGcggcagcagctggagatgtaCTCCATCG ATACAGGTGTCATGATGAGGAGCTTCTCAGAAACAGAAGTGGATGATGAGTGGAGATGA
- the POMK gene encoding protein O-mannose kinase has product MEKKPHFVRREFLSREVPSISLALLLATVLLLNALLYLYLNKFYSSLGRVETDPGLCPFGHFKFGAVKNCSPWLSCEAINREVRKLKCVGEGAVKKVFLSEWKEKKVVLSQLTNSELKEDFLHGLKMLKALQSKHVVRLLGYCEQQFTILTEYHPLGSLRGLNETLHIPKYKGMNTWHRRLMLAIDYVSVIRYLHTSPLGTLVMCDSNDLDKVLSQYLLTSDFHVVVNDLDALPLVNRSAGRLVKCGHRELQGEFVAPEQRWPYGEDVPFQDDLMPPYDEKTDIWKIPDVSNFFLGHVEGSDIVRLHLFDIHAACKKKDPAERPSAQEVLDTYRKVLTLLIREAAMPGTREML; this is encoded by the exons ATGGAAAAGAAACCACATTTCGTTAGGAGGGAGTTTCTTTCCAGAGAGGTGCCATCCATCTCGCTGGCGTTACTGCTTGCGACCGTGCTGCTCCTTAATGCCCTTCTCTACCTGTACCTCAACAAGTTTTACAGCTCTCTCGGACGTGTCGAAACGGACCCTGGCCTCTGCCCTTTTGGGCATTTCAAATTCGGAGCGGTGAAGAATTGTTCCCCGTGGCTTTCTTGCGAGGCCATAAATAGGGAAGTCAGGAAACTCAAGTGTGTTGGTGAAGGTGCTGTGAAAAAG GTCTTCCTTTCtgagtggaaggaaaagaaagtggtTCTTTCACAGCTCACCAACTCAGAGCTGAAGGAGGACTTTCTCCATGGACTGAAGATGCTGAAAGCCCTTCAGAGCAAGCACGTTGTCCGGCTGCTTGGCTACTGTGAGCAGCAGTTCACAATCCTCACTGAGTACCATCCTCTTGGTTCACTGAGAGGCCTGAATGAAACTCTCCACATTCCCAAATATAAGGGCATGAACACCTGGCATCGCAGGCTGATGCTTGCTATAGACTACGTGAGTGTCATTCGGTACCTGCACACCAGCCCCCTGGGCACCTTAGTGATGTGTGACTCAAATGACCTGGACAAGGTTCTCTCCCAGTATCTCCTAACAAGTGACTTTCACGTTGTGGTGAATGATTTGGATGCTTTGCCTCTTGTGAACAGGAGTGCTGGCAGGCTGGTGAAATGTGGTCACAGGGAGCTCCAGGGTGAGTTTGTAGCTCCCGAGCAGCGTTGGCCCTATGGAGAAGATGTGCCATTCCAAGATGACCTCATGCCTCCCTATGATGAGAAAACAGACATCTGGAAAATCCCAGATGTCTCCAATTTTTTCTTGGGCCATGTTGAAGGAAGTGACATTGTACGACTGCATCTGTTTGACATCCATGCAGCGTGTAAGAAGAAGGACCCGGCAGAACGGCCCTCTGCCCAAGAGGTCTTAGACACCTACAGGAAAGTGTTAACTCTGCTCATTCGGGAGGCAGCCATGCCTGGTACTAGAGAAATGTTATAG